Genomic window (Arachis hypogaea cultivar Tifrunner chromosome 13, arahy.Tifrunner.gnm2.J5K5, whole genome shotgun sequence):
GGCATACACAGTACTGGTTGCCGGCAATTAAACCAATAGATATGCTGCCCCTTGCAATTTTAAGTGCTCTATGAAATTCATCACACACAAACCAATAAACCTGGCAGTTGAggctaatttactaatttaatatGTCTACTTCAAATAATGAAATAATCCGTGCAGCATAGTgttaaaaatatgcaattcatGAAACAAAGTTAGACAAGTAAACCTGAAACTTTGGGCGAATACATCATTGTCAACAGCATATCCCAGCCTATAAGCATTTAGATTCTTGCGACACAAGTTGATCAACGCAATTCAGTCATCATAGTTAAACTGTGATATGAAACTATCTTTGTAGAGTGTACTCGAGAACAAAGTAAGAACTTTGAGATCCTAGTTAGCAATCTTGTGAGGACATCTAGAGCAAGAAGAGCCAAAATCAAAGGCTTAAAGTGTTGTTTGAAGTGTAAAGGGACATCCCTTTTACTCGTCCTTTCCCAGTTCCCCTCCAAAATCCCGATTGGCAGATACTCCAGTAAGGTAAGAGAGACTAACCCACCACACCCATTGCATGCACAGTACTTGATTACATACCCCCAAAGCATCAGATCCTAAAGTGCCCCACTAAATTTATATGTAAACCTTAAAGTTGAGCATGCAAATATACACACACATTAAATGTATATCTATCTATGTAAGCCGCCTTCAGCATTATTATTGATGAACTCAATTATGTGTAAATACAATTTACAGTTGAGAAACCAAAACAGTTCAAAACAAAAACTAATGCAAAAAAGCATTTTCTCTGTATCtatcttttccaaaaaaaaactTACAATTCCCGTGATTGGGTTTTAGGAGAGCTAACTACTGCATGATCCGAACGATCCTCTGGTTCTGGGTCGTCATCACCTGAGCCAACACTACCACCATCGTCATCATCTGCAGTAACACTACCACGATGGTCATCATCTGCAGTAACActaccaccatcatcatcatcatctgcagCAGCACTACCACCATCGTCATCATCTGCTATAACACTACCACCATGGTCATCATCTGCAGCAGCACTACCACCATGGTCATCATCTGCAGTAACACTACCACCATCGTCATTATCTGCAACAACACTGCCACCATCGTCATTACCTGCAACAACACTGCCACCATCGTCATCATCTGCAGCAACAACACTACCACCATCGTCATCATCTGCAACAACACTGCCACCATCGTCATCATCTGCAACGACACTACCACCATCatagtcaccatcatcatcatcatctgcaaTAATAACACTACCGCGGTCACTATtctcatcaacatcaacatcaccGCTGTTTTCATCACCATTAAAATTGCCGGAGTTTTCATCATCAGCATCACCTTCAGCTTCATGCTCGTATATGTCATGGGGTGGTCCAACATCATCATTATCGAAACCAAACTCAACCTCAAGCTGCCGCTCAAGCTCCCTTAGCTCCTCTTCGGTGATGTATAGCTTCAGCTCCTCCTTGTAAACTCCCATCTGATCTTCGAGAATGTTCTTCTGAATCTCATGCTGGTTGATGGTCCACTGCAGCTCCTCAATCAATTCCTGTTCGTACCCCTGCCTCTCATCCGCCATTCTCCGGAACTGGTTGGATTCGATCTCGGCAGAGCTCTTCTCGTTCTGGAGGCGGAGGATCATGGCCATGGCCTCCTCGGCGGAGGAGGCAGCCGCAGTGCGCTCCTTCTCGAGGTCGGACCAGGCGACATTGGCCTTGCGGCGCTCCATCTTGACCAATCTCCTGAGAGAGATTACGTCGAACACGTCGTCCTCATCAACAATCAAGCTCTCGGTGTCCGATGCCTCTTCGGAATAGGCGTTGCCTCGACTGCCTCTCTTGGAGGGAGAAAGGCCGGTGATGGAAGGGGATTTGGCAGGGTCAATTTCGGCGACCTTGGACTTGGGAGGTTCTGGAAGAGTGTCGTAATCGAGGATGATACGGTATCTGGGGATGCCACCGGAATCGCAGAAGAAGCGAAAGTGGTTCTTCGCGTGCCAAGCGAAGCGGAGAAACTTAATGCAGAAGGTGAGCATGAGGAACATGCCGAGGAGGTTGAGGAGGCGCGAGAAGCAGGAGAGGAGGACGTAGCCGCATCCGAGTTCGGTGAGAAAGCTGAAGGCGGGAGCGAAAGTCATGAGGGTGGAATCAGCCCAAGAGTCAGCATCTGAGGCTGAATTGGGTGAATCGTGAatcggtggtggtgatggtgatggtgatcaGTTGGCGGACAAATCGATGGGTGGTCTTCTCTTTATGGTTACTTCTTGGACCATTTCAGAGATTCTCTTGGTCATGCCTTTCTTCGTTATCCCATGCATTTcccatcttcttttttctttatttaatcatcattttttttctaacaTACTCTTACAATACATTTCTTATCctccatctttatttttcttttacttttataattttattagaaaCATTATCATATAAGATTACATCATTTTTATATACATCGTGGGTACaccaaaattattaatataaaatacatattaaaaataaattaaattatatatatatatataaaattaattttagtatctaattttaatataaataacatttttataatataaaatacatattaccAATAGAATTAAACAATACAGGTATACAAAATaacattttgtttttatatatacCAACATACCgacatataaaaaaaacaattgAATTGTGACATTATAAATTGTAGTGGCagtgaaattaatttttaaaacatgcattaaagtaataaatattgtaataatttaattatgggtttaattaatatatgttttAAGGATATATGATTAGTGAGTTATGCTACATATACACTAAAAGTAgttattaaaatcagtcactattataaaatatatgctaaaatataaatacacattgaaaataaattaaattacacatctatttatatacaaatacattggtagctaattttagtgtacaaataatattttttataattagtttattattagtgaaaaattttaaattttttatttaatatatacaaaataaatatattaaaaatttaattttttttatatttttaataaaaaatgttcaatttataattttaacagaTAAACCCTTTAATTATAAAAGTAATGCATTAAATGCAGTTAGATATGATTATATGAGAATATAAAATGTTAGGACAATGTGGTCAAACACAAATTTATGTGTGTTTAATGATGTATTACTAAatcaaaaataactaattttcaacaattaatatataaataattttctaaatgaATAAATGTAATTAGATGAtactataaaataatttataccaTTAATGTATCAAACTCGATATTTGATATGATACTTACAAagattgttttaattattttttttaagtaaatagttaccaaaattttaactatttttccaATAAAAATTCTTGTATTAATCATATTatactctttctttttttttagaataGACAGTAAAATTTGGACTGCTTATAGCCttatacaaaaatttttataaaattcagacCTCAATCTTGGAAGATACAATTTACTAACGACACAATTCCTAGTTAACTCCTACTGAGTCATAATTTACAATAACGAATGTGGCAATGTGCTACGACCCGTAAGAGACAGATCCCTGAAACTATGCTCCTCTTTTAACcagattaattattaattatatcttGACAGACTCAGAAAATCAACATGCTTTCAAAGATAtgaagtcttttttttttatggcATGAATAGTAATACACTGTCCTTATCTCTAAACCAAGCaagtaataaataatattatagtattataatataaaatgagAATTCCATCATCTTTGACTTATATCGCCAAACGTATTGCCCAAGGAAGATCTTTACAGTCTACACCTCTTTCTTGTTGATGAAGTGTAAATCTCTTTTCTAATGATTAGAATATCTTAGTGTTCTTGGAGATCAAGTCTATGTGCTTGTTATTTAGGGACACAAACCTTATGTTCAATCTGAGTTCTCAAGTCATAACAATCATCCTATCATTATAATTCCAATGGCTCCTAAGGGGATGAATAAGAAGCAACAAAATTCAGGTGGCAAAGAATCCAACAATTCCACACCATGGCCAGATCTTCCAAAACATATTTTCAACATAGTAGAAGTAAAGTTCCCAAATCTAGAGAATAACATCCATTTTGGGGGTGTAACTAAGTCATGGAGAACAGCACCAAGAAACTGTAATCCAGAATCCACACTCCCCTGGCTCCACCTCTCTAATCACCACAGAGAAAACATTGAGAAGTACCGTCAGCATGTTGCTCGCCGCGACTGCATCAGTACTTCATATTCACATTTTGTCTGGGGGTGTTGGTGTAGGCTCTTCTTTAAACCCAAAAGGTATCCATGGAAAAATTATGTAGGGTGTTCCAATGGCATCTTGGTGGCTGAGTCAGAACCGCTTTTTATATACAATCTGTGGAATCCTATACATAGAGAGTGGTATCATCTACCATTCTGGGATGCTAGGGTACCAATAATACTTTCTGTGCTTTCTTCATCGCCAGAAGATCGAAAGTGTACGGTTATGGTGCTAACTGGAATCAGTCACCCAGCTTTTGCATTCTACAAATTAGACAGAGGATCTGGTGCTTGGAATACACAGGAGCCTCAATGGACTAAACAAGATTGCACCGTTACTGAGCCACATTCAAAAGGAAGGTCAGGGACTATTATGCAATTCACTAATGCCATTGGATTTAAAGGTAAGTTTTATGCTCTGAGTTTGCAGGGTACTCTTGCAATTTTAGAGGaggttgattctgtttttaaaatAACTAGTTTGAGTGCAACAAGGGCAATTCCTTCTGTTTCCTCAAACCATTTCAGAGAGTATCTACTTGAATCTGATGGAGACATCTTGCTTGTGTATCTTGTATCAAGAAAATCTTCAGTGCATACTGTGGATCATGTTGAGGTTTATAAACTCAGTTTGGCTAGACTCTATTGGTTGAAGTTGGAGAGCCTTGGGGAAAGAACACTGTTTGTAGGGAGTAATTGTAGCATGTCTGTGTTGGCAAGTGAAGTAGGATGCAGGAAGAACTGCATCTATTTTAGGGCCTTTAGAGCTGATGAATGGTGTGTATATGACATGGAATCAGAAACCATATCCCTTGGATATTCTAAACTTTGGATGGAACCAATAGGAGAAGAATGATGTGGTATTTGTGTAACTCTTGTTTATTGTACCATTTTATATTGAaagcaattttatttattgaatagaTGTTCTTAAATGATTACGATTGCACATTCTCCTTCTTCAATATTGAATATTTGGGGTATGATGACCATCCAATTAAAATCTAGTAGTTTTAGCTTCTTGTTTAATTATGACTGCATGCTAACCCCTGAGTTTCCACCATAGAAGATTCAAGAATTGACGTTAAAGGTATGAACTCTCGATTGAAAAATCTTTAGTCGTCTGTCTTTgaattctcaatttaatttagcTTTAGGACATGTCGGAAGATTGAAATTACCCACACATCACACACAATAATGCATATATCATTTGTGAAAAGTACAAGAAGGAGAGAAACACATTAGAATTTAGTTAGattagtacatgaatttcaacATAATTAGCGTGTGTGCAATATCTTAGACGATGGAGAAATGAGTTGTGAAGTTGCACTGCCCGATTGTGAAGATCCAGCAGTGACAGAGCTACTTGAAGTAGAAGGCTGTGTTTGGTTATTCCCAGAAAAAGCAGGAATCCTTGAGAGCAACGTAGAGCCATCATGTTCTTGAGATGACAGAGTGGGCAATGCAGCTTCATGGTTAAGCACACGAGCAGCTTCACTAATCTTGGGCCTCATAACGTAATTAGAGTGAGTACACCAAAGGCCAACAATCATTAACCTCTCCATTTCTTCTTTATCAAACACACCATACAATCTTGGATCACCTGCTTCTAGAACAATACCTGTGCCATACAGTTCCCAAACCCAATCCACCAAGTATATctgattttcaattttattttgttcaaTCACTTTTCTTCCGCATGCTATCTCCAAAATAACTACTCCAAAACTGAATACATCAGATTCTTTACTAGCCTTCCCTCTAGTTGCAGCTTCAGGAGCTAGATATCCCAATGTTCCTGCTAAATCCGTTGTTTTCGAACTTGTCCCGTGCTCCATTAGTCTTGCTAACCCGAAATCTCCGAGCTTCGCATTGAAATTAGAATCCAACATAACATTGCTGGGTTTGATGTCCCTATGAAGCACACAATGGTCCCACTCTTCATGTAAATATAACAATGCTGAAGCCAAGCCTCTAGCAATCTTATATCTTACTTCCCATGTTAATAGGCCTTTACCTTTGAACAGATAAGAATCTAAGCTCCCATTTTCGACATACTCATAAACCAGTAGCAGATCATTCTGCTCGTGACACCAACCAATGAGTTGAACCAAATTCTTATGCCTCAGTTGACTAATGATCTTGACTTCAGATGCATACTCCCTCACACCTTGTTGAGATCCCTGGGAAACCTTCTTGATGGCAACATGGATGTTCAAGTCTCTTAGGAATCCTCTGTAAACTCCACCAAAACCTCCCTCTCCAATTTTATGTCCGTTTGCAAAGTTGCTAGTTGCTCTAGAAAGTTCTTGATAGGAGAACCTCCTAGGACCAGTGCGTCGTTCAAAATCTCTGTCCATAGCAACCTCATCAGCATTCTCCAAGCCGCTATTCCCCCTCATCAGTTTCCAACTGAAAAGACAAGCTAGTAGCCCCAAAATACATGCACCGCCAATGGTCACTCCTATAATTAGACCTTTCTTGCTTCTACCCTTGTGATGTTGCGCCTCTAAGTCCGTAGAGTTGAAGGACCATGATTTAAGGGTATGATACTCGTATGAAAAATCCTTCCCTGGTGCATATCCTGTTGCTGAAGTGAAACCAAATTCAACCCATTCTGTTGTTAAGATTTCCCTCAGATTAACTTCATCGCAAGACAAGTGTTGTTCAATTTTTGTGATGTTATCTTTATACCCGGTGAAGGTGACACTCAAATTGTTTGTGCTAGACTTGTAAGTGACAACAACATCATATCCTCTTTCGTCCCAAACCTGGAACCATTGTCTAGAGCAAATACTGTGCAAAGAACCAACATCCACACCCACGTGGGCATACGGAGGATCCCAGTCATTGGAAAAGGTATCAAATTCCACGGCCACAAATGGATGTTGGTTTATGTAGGTTGAGTTACCCGCTTGGGCACGACTCATGAGGCCAATTCCACTGCCATCTCTAGGATCAGGAAGTGGGAAATCTGGCTTTGCAAGAAAGAAGGTGATCCCATCACCGTAAAAGGATCTATTTGGGGTGTTGGTGGAAAAGGAGAAAGTGGTAGTGAAGTCTGTGAGATGTAGTAGTTTGCTGTAGACGACTCTGCCGAGACTATCTTTGGTATGGAACTTGGTGAGTTGGAGGACTCCGTTGTCCTGATAGGCCTCTCCTGAAAGGGTCAAGGTGTATCCCGGGTTACTGAAATCCGGGTAGTTGAAGGATAAGGGTTCTGCCTCTACTTGTGCATGGTGATGATAATATATCACGAGTGTGAACAATGTTACGTGAAAAGAAAGATGCAAGTAACTTTTGTGATAACACTGATGACATGTTGTGGCCATGGGTAGTGGCTTCAGGCTTGAGAATGCTAGAAAGGTGAAGAGCAAAAGGTGAAGCGGGACATTAAATATACAATTCTGTTTATTGCGAGACGCGTAAGATCTCCACGGAGGAGGATTTCAGCTCTTCACGTTGCCAAAGCCAATTGGTTAACATATTCCTCCCTGAATTTGCAAATGAATCGTCTTCTTTCTATCACTAGTTTGACTTCATCCGTTAATTTCTTTGTCCTCATCCTATTGCTGCTGTTATTATCTAAGATAAGATGGTCCAAAGTAGTGTGTTTAGGTGGAGGATATATAGGACTTGTAGGGCACAGATTAACTGATTTTATAAAGGGAAAAGTTCATCATCCCCACATCCAAGAATTCTAAAGTCTTCTACTCCCACGGAACCTCCACAATCCATATCATCACCTCAAATGAAtcaattatatatacatataaaatgtaTCTTCTCATGAGAAtgaaattcttatattttttataattatgtgaaatataattattttaatttatttatttgatatgttttaataattatttttatagagATGTTAAATGAAAGTGGCTTGCAATAATTAAAGAGAGCATTTCATTTGCTGGT
Coding sequences:
- the LOC112733386 gene encoding uncharacterized protein, encoding MTFAPAFSFLTELGCGYVLLSCFSRLLNLLGMFLMLTFCIKFLRFAWHAKNHFRFFCDSGGIPRYRIILDYDTLPEPPKSKVAEIDPAKSPSITGLSPSKRGSRGNAYSEEASDTESLIVDEDDVFDVISLRRLVKMERRKANVAWSDLEKERTAAASSAEEAMAMILRLQNEKSSAEIESNQFRRMADERQGYEQELIEELQWTINQHEIQKNILEDQMGVYKEELKLYITEEELRELERQLEVEFGFDNDDVGPPHDIYEHEAEGDADDENSGNFNGDENSGDVDVDENSDRGSVIIADDDDDGDYDGGSVVADDDDGGSVVADDDDGGSVVAADDDDGGSVVAGNDDGGSVVADNDDGGSVTADDDHGGSAAADDDHGGSVIADDDDGGSAAADDDDDGGSVTADDDHRGSVTADDDDGGSVGSGDDDPEPEDRSDHAVVSSPKTQSREL
- the LOC112735405 gene encoding probable F-box protein At1g44080, which codes for MAPKGMNKKQQNSGGKESNNSTPWPDLPKHIFNIVEVKFPNLENNIHFGGVTKSWRTAPRNCNPESTLPWLHLSNHHRENIEKYRQHVARRDCISTSYSHFVWGCWCRLFFKPKRYPWKNYVGCSNGILVAESEPLFIYNLWNPIHREWYHLPFWDARVPIILSVLSSSPEDRKCTVMVLTGISHPAFAFYKLDRGSGAWNTQEPQWTKQDCTVTEPHSKGRSGTIMQFTNAIGFKGKFYALSLQGTLAILEEVDSVFKITSLSATRAIPSVSSNHFREYLLESDGDILLVYLVSRKSSVHTVDHVEVYKLSLARLYWLKLESLGERTLFVGSNCSMSVLASEVGCRKNCIYFRAFRADEWCVYDMESETISLGYSKLWMEPIGEE
- the LOC112733387 gene encoding L-type lectin-domain containing receptor kinase IX.1: MATTCHQCYHKSYLHLSFHVTLFTLVIYYHHHAQVEAEPLSFNYPDFSNPGYTLTLSGEAYQDNGVLQLTKFHTKDSLGRVVYSKLLHLTDFTTTFSFSTNTPNRSFYGDGITFFLAKPDFPLPDPRDGSGIGLMSRAQAGNSTYINQHPFVAVEFDTFSNDWDPPYAHVGVDVGSLHSICSRQWFQVWDERGYDVVVTYKSSTNNLSVTFTGYKDNITKIEQHLSCDEVNLREILTTEWVEFGFTSATGYAPGKDFSYEYHTLKSWSFNSTDLEAQHHKGRSKKGLIIGVTIGGACILGLLACLFSWKLMRGNSGLENADEVAMDRDFERRTGPRRFSYQELSRATSNFANGHKIGEGGFGGVYRGFLRDLNIHVAIKKVSQGSQQGVREYASEVKIISQLRHKNLVQLIGWCHEQNDLLLVYEYVENGSLDSYLFKGKGLLTWEVRYKIARGLASALLYLHEEWDHCVLHRDIKPSNVMLDSNFNAKLGDFGLARLMEHGTSSKTTDLAGTLGYLAPEAATRGKASKESDVFSFGVVILEIACGRKVIEQNKIENQIYLVDWVWELYGTGIVLEAGDPRLYGVFDKEEMERLMIVGLWCTHSNYVMRPKISEAARVLNHEAALPTLSSQEHDGSTLLSRIPAFSGNNQTQPSTSSSSVTAGSSQSGSATSQLISPSSKILHTR